In the genome of Torulaspora globosa chromosome 2, complete sequence, the window ttcttcttcttcttcttctttttaTCCTTGGCTTCGCTGTCACCAGCTGGGGAGCCTTCCGGAGTCTCTACTGCTTCCTGTGGATCCACTTCGAGTTCTGCGACCGCCTCTTCACtctccttcagctgctcGTGCATCGTACACCAGCTCTTGACTTCTAGACAGCTATTAGATCAACTGTCGTACTGCTAGTTCAGATGtagcttgttgaagagaccGTTATAACTATATACGTTCCTACTCGAGCTTGCTGGGACCCATTCCAGCACCGCTGGAGGCGGATACCAAGCCCTGGCGACCGCTCCCGAGCGCTAGTGTTCCGGTTGAGTCTTGTTTCTCTGGTCGAAGCCGTTGTGTCGGGAGAAATTTGCCCGTGAGACGATCAGCCAGCAAAACTGGAGCGCCAGAATCCGCGACCGGCATTCTTGACTCGGCCAGCAGCCAATTGAGCACGCCAGGGTCCTATCGGGGCGTTTCCTGACCTTTCTTGCGACGTCTGCTCATCGTTTGTATGTTAGATCGACTCACTAAGAGAAGTAAAAAAAACGCTGCTCATTGAGACCGACAGTTGAAAGCTAGAGATTGCCCGGAAAGCCTGAATCCGCGATGTTCAAGCCTGTATGCCATGCCAATTACTCGGCCAATGCGATGAGAAGCGTACGGTTCTTCGGTGTTAGTTGTCGGGTGCTCCAGGACTTCCCAACTTTCGACCATTCGCTGCTGAACCCGTTGTCCAACAAGAGCTCTCAGAAGAGCAATCAGCTGTCGCAGAGTTTGAATCACGACTACGTACAAAAGACCAGGTCCAATGGCCAAAATAGTGCTCGCAAGTTTGCAGAGTTTGCTCACAATCCCAGAGACGATGCCCTAAGCTCCAGACTCACAGGCGTCGCTGCCGGCAGAACCGTTGACGTGTTCAATAACGACACTGCCAGCGCGTTCAGACAGCTCAACTCGATAATGTTTGCTAATAGAATACCCCAGGACAGCAGGAACCAGCGGTTCTACATGAAGCCCGGCAAGGTGGCCGAGCTCAAGAGATCCCAGAAACACAGAAGAGACTTCATGAAGGGCTTCAAACGGTTGATCGAGATTGTCAAGGACGCCAAGAGGAAGGGCTACTGATCGAGCGAGCGGTAGGGTTCGTGCCATTTAGTTCACTACATTGTGTTCATTTCTGTACATATCGTGTAAAAACAAAGCGTAGGACTATCTCTGATAGAGAGCGACCAAAGACAGTGTTAAGGAAAGAGTCGGTCTctcaatgtcttcaagcGTTCGTTCAGGTGTAATCACTCTGCTGCACACGGCATGTGGTGCTGGTATCTTAGCGATGCCGTACGGGTTTAAACCGTTCGGTGTCATACCGGGGATTGCCATGATATCGTTCTGCGCTCTCTGCTCGCTTGCTGGACTACTGTTGCAGGCCAAAGTGGCTCGTTACGTGCCTGGCAGATCggcttctttcttctcgctgACTCAGATTATCAATCCGAACTTGAGCGTTATCTTCGATGTTGCAATTGCTATCAAGTGTTTTGGCGTTGGGGTCTCATACATGATTGTTGTTGGCGACCTGATGCCGCAAATAGCGGCAGTGTTCAGTTCGCACGAGCTGCTTTTGAACCGGAACCTCCATATCACTCTGATCATGTTGTTCATCGTGGCTCCGCTGTGCTTCCTCAAGAAACTCAGTTCGCTGAGATATGCGTCGCTGGTGGCGCTCTCTGCCGTGGCGTACCTGTGTGTGCTGATCCTAGTGCATTTTGCATGGCCCTCGCAAGATATAGAGGAGCTCAAAGGACGTGTTTCCCTTGGTCTGCCGGACGGACACACCAATCCGCTGACAACGCTGCCAATCTTTGTGTTTGCATACACCTGTCACCACAACATGTTCTCTGTGATAAATGAGCAGGCGGACGACTCCTTTGGAAACGCCAGGAGAGTGGCCATTTACGCCATGTCGCTGGCGTTGGCGCTCTACGTTCTCGTGGGCGGACTGGGCTATCTGACCTTTGGCGATCACATCATCGGGAATATCATCAAACTGTACCCGCAGTCCGTCTCCACGACTGTCGGGAGAATTGCAATCGTGCTGCTTGTCATGCTTGCGTTCCCGCTGCAATGCCATCCCGCCAGGGCGTCCGTCAACCACATCCTGTTCTACATCCAGGAACGCAAGAAGCAAAGCATGAGAACGGACAACCGCGTCGGCGCCGGTACAGTCGACGAAGCCTCCACACTGATTGTGAATCCCGAGCAAGAATATATTATCGACGAACTCATCGAGGAGGACTCGAGCCAGCAACCGCAGGTGGTTACAT includes:
- the MRP21 gene encoding mitochondrial 37S ribosomal protein bS21m (ancestral locus Anc_7.421); translated protein: MFKPVCHANYSANAMRSVRFFGVSCRVLQDFPTFDHSLLNPLSNKSSQKSNQLSQSLNHDYVQKTRSNGQNSARKFAEFAHNPRDDALSSRLTGVAAGRTVDVFNNDTASAFRQLNSIMFANRIPQDSRNQRFYMKPGKVAELKRSQKHRRDFMKGFKRLIEIVKDAKRKGY
- the AVT5 gene encoding amino acid transporter (ancestral locus Anc_7.420), encoding MSSSVRSGVITLLHTACGAGILAMPYGFKPFGVIPGIAMISFCALCSLAGLLLQAKVARYVPGRSASFFSLTQIINPNLSVIFDVAIAIKCFGVGVSYMIVVGDLMPQIAAVFSSHELLLNRNLHITLIMLFIVAPLCFLKKLSSLRYASLVALSAVAYLCVLILVHFAWPSQDIEELKGRVSLGLPDGHTNPLTTLPIFVFAYTCHHNMFSVINEQADDSFGNARRVAIYAMSLALALYVLVGGLGYLTFGDHIIGNIIKLYPQSVSTTVGRIAIVLLVMLAFPLQCHPARASVNHILFYIQERKKQSMRTDNRVGAGTVDEASTLIVNPEQEYIIDELIEEDSSQQPQVVTLHGRKFVIITTVLLIASYLLAVSVSSLARVLAIVGATGSTSISFILPGIFGYQLIGSEIEAGSLQLKTRLFKYSGLLLAIWGLLVMVTSLTATLTMHSSH